In Pedobacter africanus, a single window of DNA contains:
- a CDS encoding Fic family protein produces MATLGALLQHITQQNQQLQKLLPLSAEQQRAVDKKFRLEFNYNSNHLEGNRLTYGETALLLLFDQTTGDHEMREYEEMKAHDVALKMVQEEALDIERPLTEQFIRSLNKHLLVRDFWKDAQTPDGQSTRKKITRGDYKKTPNSVILPNGEMLHYTEPGKVAAEMAELIQWTNEHMHKEDPVILSSILHYRLVRIHPFDDGNGRVARLLMNYILIRKGYPVVVIKSSEKKQYLAALHKADAGDLPAFSEHIAEQVVWSFDVWLKAAKGENLEEPDDLDKELALLKNELDRRPNNFEKKRSEEELQIIVTERSVQVASAIEEKLEALKDYFVDLTINISAILYSSNNNSGIDYTYNTDKFTAKVNEGLKKYPYLRGLNIGVKGTALKKATERTDIIITNHFTFNEFDYSITINNKKEPTLKKAYGQPFTENEIKHIIGSNLRILIDTIKSATGVSA; encoded by the coding sequence ATGGCCACACTCGGAGCACTTTTACAACACATAACACAGCAAAACCAACAATTACAAAAATTGCTGCCGCTCTCTGCCGAACAGCAAAGAGCAGTTGACAAAAAGTTTCGGCTGGAGTTTAATTACAATTCCAATCACCTGGAAGGCAATAGGCTAACCTATGGCGAAACCGCGTTACTGCTACTGTTTGATCAAACCACTGGCGACCATGAAATGCGTGAATATGAAGAAATGAAAGCGCACGATGTAGCCTTAAAAATGGTACAGGAAGAAGCCCTTGATATAGAACGCCCGCTAACAGAACAGTTTATCCGCTCGCTGAACAAACATTTGCTTGTACGGGATTTCTGGAAAGATGCCCAAACCCCGGATGGACAATCTACCAGAAAAAAAATAACACGTGGCGATTATAAAAAAACACCAAATTCGGTTATTCTGCCCAATGGCGAAATGTTACATTATACCGAGCCCGGTAAGGTAGCGGCCGAAATGGCCGAGCTTATTCAATGGACAAATGAACACATGCATAAAGAAGACCCAGTTATTCTCTCTTCTATTTTACATTACCGTTTGGTGCGCATCCATCCCTTTGATGATGGTAACGGCCGGGTAGCCCGGTTGTTAATGAACTACATTCTTATAAGAAAGGGATATCCTGTGGTGGTGATTAAGTCATCAGAAAAAAAACAATACCTGGCCGCATTGCATAAAGCTGATGCTGGAGACCTGCCTGCTTTCAGCGAGCATATCGCTGAACAGGTAGTATGGAGTTTTGACGTATGGCTTAAAGCAGCTAAAGGCGAAAACCTGGAAGAACCAGATGACCTGGATAAGGAACTTGCCTTGCTTAAAAATGAACTGGATAGAAGGCCCAACAATTTCGAAAAAAAGAGGTCAGAGGAAGAACTTCAGATTATCGTTACCGAAAGATCTGTGCAAGTTGCATCAGCAATTGAAGAAAAACTCGAAGCATTAAAAGATTACTTTGTCGATTTGACCATTAACATCAGTGCAATTCTTTATTCATCCAACAACAATTCTGGAATAGACTATACTTACAATACTGATAAATTCACAGCGAAAGTCAACGAAGGCTTAAAAAAATATCCTTATCTGCGAGGTCTTAATATTGGTGTTAAAGGAACCGCCTTAAAAAAGGCAACAGAAAGAACTGATATAATCATTACAAATCATTTTACATTCAACGAGTTTGATTATTCAATTACTATAAACAACAAGAAAGAACCTACACTAAAAAAAGCTTATGGCCAGCCTTTTACAGAAAATGAAATCAAACATATTATTGGCAGTAACCTGCGCATTTTAATCGATACAATCAAATCTGCCACCGGCGTTTCAGCCTAA